Below is a window of Leifsonia sp. NPDC080035 DNA.
CGACGCTCGCGACCAGCGCCCTGAAGCCGTCGTTCACACCGGCCGACTGCCTCGCCCAGACCGGGGGAGCCGTGGCCTGCCAGACTCCGCAGAGCATCCGCGCGGCCTACGACATCCCCGCGACGATCAACGGCGTGCCCGCGGGCACGGGCCAGACGGTCGTCATCGTCGACGCCTTCGGCAGCCCGACCGTCGCCTCCGACCTCGCGACGTTCTCGCAGACGTTCGGCCTGCCCGCCCCGCACCTGACGGTCTACTACCCGGGAGGCAAGCCCACGTGGAACGGCCGCGGAACGCAGACCGGCTGGGCCGAGGAGACCTCGCTCGATGTGCAGTGGGCGCATGCGGTGGCGCCAGGCGCGGACATCGCGCTCGTCGTCGCGGCCAACGACCACGGCGCGAGCCTCGACAACGCCGTGCGCTACGCGGTGGACAACCGGCTCGGCAACGTGCTGTCGATGAGCTACGGCGAGGCCGACTACCTGATCTCGTCCCCGCACGCGAACAACGGGCAGACGACCCAGGTGCAGAAGACGTTCGCCACGGCGGCCGCCGCCGGGATGTCCCTGTTCGCCTCCTCCGGCGACGATGGATCGGACAACGGCGCCGGCTACCCGAACTTCGGGTTCCCCGCCTCCGACCCGAATGTCACCGCCGTCGGCGGCACCAACGTCTGGGCGGGCAGCGGCCTGAACAAGCCGCACGACACGGTGTGGGGCGACTACGCGGACTGCCCGCTCACCTGCGCGTTCGGCGTGGTGGGCGAGACCGGCGGGGCCCCGAGCCTGTTCCTGCCCAAGGGTGGGTCGGACGTCGCGTACAACGCGAGCGTCTACACCGGCGTGCTCACCTACCTCGGGTTCCTCGGCGGCGACGCGAACGGCCTCTACTACTTCGGGGGCACGTCTGCGGGATCCCCGCAGTGGGCGGCGCTGACGGCCGACACCATCCAGGCGGTCGGGCACACGGTCGGCAACGTCGGGCAGCGGTACGCGGCGGGCTGGGCGGCGAAGGGCATCCTCTTCGACGTCACCCAGGGCAGCAACATCACGCCCACCTACTCGGGCGGCTACTCCGCGACGGCCGGCTGGGACCGCCCGACGGGCTGGGGCACCCCGGACGTCGGGCGCATCATCGCCGACCTGAGGTGACCGCGCCAGGCTGACGGGGCCGGTGTTTCGG
It encodes the following:
- a CDS encoding S53 family peptidase, translated to MKRTSLVSLALAIAGAAALAVGATAPATAATTPAAAPATSGVYTVHPIVEKATLATSALKPSFTPADCLAQTGGAVACQTPQSIRAAYDIPATINGVPAGTGQTVVIVDAFGSPTVASDLATFSQTFGLPAPHLTVYYPGGKPTWNGRGTQTGWAEETSLDVQWAHAVAPGADIALVVAANDHGASLDNAVRYAVDNRLGNVLSMSYGEADYLISSPHANNGQTTQVQKTFATAAAAGMSLFASSGDDGSDNGAGYPNFGFPASDPNVTAVGGTNVWAGSGLNKPHDTVWGDYADCPLTCAFGVVGETGGAPSLFLPKGGSDVAYNASVYTGVLTYLGFLGGDANGLYYFGGTSAGSPQWAALTADTIQAVGHTVGNVGQRYAAGWAAKGILFDVTQGSNITPTYSGGYSATAGWDRPTGWGTPDVGRIIADLR